In Polyangiaceae bacterium, the genomic window CTTGGTCCAGCGAGCGGCGGACGCCCGCCTGGGCCGGGTGGGAGCCGAGCTCCAGCGTCGCGAGCTCCACGTTGCCGAGCATGACCTGGAGCAGGTTGTTGAAGTCGTGAGCGATGCCGCCGGCGAGCACGCCGAGCGTCTCGAGCTTCTGCGCGTCCAGCATCTTCTGCTCCAGGCGCTGGCGCTCGTCCCGCGCGCGGTGCTGCTCGCTCAAATCGCGGAAGAACGAGAGCCGCGCGGGCCTGCCGCGGTAGCTCACGTTGCGCGCGTGGACCTCGCCGGGGAAGATGCTCCCGTCCCGGCGCTTGCCGGGCACCTCGTAGGCCGACTCGTCCCCGCGCTTGATGTGCTCCATCACGATAGCCGCGCCTTCGGGGGTGGTCAGGGCGGCCGGGGTGAGCCCGATCATCTCGCCGGGCCCGTAGCCGAACAGCTTCTCCCAGGCCGCGTTCACCTCGATGATTCGCCCCTGCTCCGAGACCGCCAGCGCGTCGAAGTAGCCGTCCACCAGGGTGCGGAACCACCCCTCGCTCTCGCGCAGGCGGGTCTCCGCGGCCTTCAGCTCGGTGACGTCGTGGGTGATGAGGATGGCCCGCGTCACCTGACCGTTTTCGAGCACGGGGCCGACGCGGTTGATGTAAGCGCGTCCGGACACCGCGCCCACCGACTCGTAGCTCGCCGGCTCGCCGCGCTCGAAGACGTGAGCGAGGGTCCGCGCGAACGCCGGGCGGGCCCCCGGCTCCATCCACTCTTCGACGTTCGAGCCGAGCATGTCGGCCAGGGTTCGGCCGGGCGCGGGCCGGTTCATGTAGGTGATGACGCCCGCCCGGTCCATCTCGATGATGTAGTCGGGCGCGTTCCTGGCCACGCTCTCCAGCCGCTCACGCAAGGCGGCATCGAGCTTGCTCTGCTCCGCTGCTCGCGCCTCGAGCTCGACGATTCTCCCGCGAAGGTTCTCGAGCTCGTCCACTGACGTACCCGCGTGTGCCGGTCCGGAGCGGACGTAAAGTAGCAGCGGGCGAGCGGGTGTCGCGCGGCAATTATTGCCGGCGCCGCGCGCCGGCTCGACGCGCTCCGAGGTCGGGGCTAATGCTGCGCCCGTGCCATGACCGAGTTCAGTTTCCAGGAGCTTCTTCCCCTCGGCGCCGACGACACGCCCTACCGTCGCGTCACGACCGACCACGTCTCGACCTTTGAAGCAGCCGGGCAGCGCTTCGTGCGCGTGGAGCCAGCGGCGCTGACGCTGCTCACCCGCGAGGCCATGCGCGATATCGCCCATTTCCTCCGCCCCGGTCACCTGGCTCAAGTGCGGCGCATCCTCGATGACCCGGAGGCCTCCGCGAACGATCGCTTCGTGGCCCGCGAGCTGCTCGAGAACGCGAACATCTCCGCAGGTGGGGTCTTGCCGATGTGTCAGGACACCGGCACCGCCGTCGTGATGGGCAAGAAGGGCCAGTGGGTCGTCACCGGCGGCGGCGACGAGGCGGCCATCGCGCGCGGGGTGTTCGACACCTATCAGACGTCGAACCTGCGCTACAGCCAGCTGGCGCCGCTGGACATGTACCGCGAGAAGAACACCGGCCAGAACCTGCCGGCGCAGATCGAGATCTTCGCGACGGACGGCGACGCCTACAAGCTCCTGTTCATGGCCAAGGGCGGCGGGTCTGCCAACAAGAGCTACCTCTACCAGGAGACCAAGGCGCTGTTGAACCCGGAGAGCATGCTGCGCTTCCTGGAGGAGAAGATGCGCTCGCTCGGCACCGCGGCGTGCCCGCCCTATCACCTGGCGGTGGTCGTCGGCGGGACCAGCGCCGAGTACGCGCTCAAGACCGCCAAGCTCGCCTCGGCGCGCTACCTGGACAGCTTGCCCGGCGAGGGCAACGACCTCGGCCGCGGCTTCCGCGACCGGAGCCTGGAAGAGCAGGTGCTCGCGCTCGCGCAGAAGACCGGGATCGGCGCGCAGTTCGGCGGCAAGTACTTCTGCCACGACGTGCGGGTGATCCGCCTGCCGCGTCACGGCGCCTCGTGCCCGGTCGCGATCGCGGTCTCTTGCGCCGCGGATCGGCAGGCGTTGGGCAAGATCACCGCGGAGGGCGTGTTCCTCGAGCAGCTCGAGACGGACCCGGCCAAGTACCTCCCGGACACCACCCAGGCCGAGCTCGGCGGCGAGGTCGTGCGCGTCGACCTGACGCGTCCCATGAGCGAGATCCGCGCGACGCTCTCCAGGTATCCGATCAAGACCCGGCTCAGCCTGACCGGACCCATGGTGGTCGCGCGCGACATCGCCCACGCCAAGATCAAGGAGCGGCTCGATCGCGGCGAGGGCATGCCGGACTACCTGAAGAACCACTGCGTCTACTACGCCGGGCCGGCCAAGACGCCGGCGGGCATGGCGTCCGGCTCGTTCGGTCCGACGACCGCGGGGCGCATGGACTCCTACGTGGATCTCTTCCAGTCCGAAGGCGGTAGCCTGATCATGCTGGCGAAGGGCAACCGCTCGAAGGCGGTCACCGACGCCTGCAAGGCTCACGGCGGGTTCTACCTCGGCTCCATCGGCGGACCTGCGGCGCGCCTCGCCAAGGACTGCATCAAGAAGGTCGAGGTGCTCGAGTACCCCGAGCTCGGCATGGAGGCCGTCTGGAAGATCGAGGTCGTGGACTTCCCGGCCTTCATCGTGGTGGACGACAAGGGGCACGACTTCTTCGCGGACATCGCCGGTGGCGGGGACAAGCGCTTGCCCGTGGTGGCCCCGTGAGCGACCCGCTGGTCGCGCTGGCTCCGCTGTTCCGGGACGCGCTCGAGAAGGCCTTCGGCCCCGAGCACGCCGACGCCGATCCGGTGCTGCGCCCGAGCCAGCATGCGGACTTCCAGGCGAACCTCGCGCTGCCCCTGGGCAAGCGAATGGGCAAGCCGCCGCGGCAGATCGCCGAGGCGCTGGTCGCCGCCCTCGACCCCGGCGATTTGGTCGAGAAGACCGAGATCGCCGGGCCCGGCTTCATCAACATCTGGATCGGCAAGGGCTGGCTCTCGCGCGCGCTCGCGGACGCGGCACGGACGAACCTGGGGCTCGAGCCGGCGACCCGGACCGAGACCGTCGCCATCGACTACTCGTCGCCCAACGTGGCCAAGGAGATGCACGTCGGGCACTTGCGCTCGACCATCATC contains:
- a CDS encoding fumarate hydratase, whose amino-acid sequence is MTEFSFQELLPLGADDTPYRRVTTDHVSTFEAAGQRFVRVEPAALTLLTREAMRDIAHFLRPGHLAQVRRILDDPEASANDRFVARELLENANISAGGVLPMCQDTGTAVVMGKKGQWVVTGGGDEAAIARGVFDTYQTSNLRYSQLAPLDMYREKNTGQNLPAQIEIFATDGDAYKLLFMAKGGGSANKSYLYQETKALLNPESMLRFLEEKMRSLGTAACPPYHLAVVVGGTSAEYALKTAKLASARYLDSLPGEGNDLGRGFRDRSLEEQVLALAQKTGIGAQFGGKYFCHDVRVIRLPRHGASCPVAIAVSCAADRQALGKITAEGVFLEQLETDPAKYLPDTTQAELGGEVVRVDLTRPMSEIRATLSRYPIKTRLSLTGPMVVARDIAHAKIKERLDRGEGMPDYLKNHCVYYAGPAKTPAGMASGSFGPTTAGRMDSYVDLFQSEGGSLIMLAKGNRSKAVTDACKAHGGFYLGSIGGPAARLAKDCIKKVEVLEYPELGMEAVWKIEVVDFPAFIVVDDKGHDFFADIAGGGDKRLPVVAP